In Bombus vancouverensis nearcticus chromosome 1, iyBomVanc1_principal, whole genome shotgun sequence, a single genomic region encodes these proteins:
- the LOC117159380 gene encoding inositol monophosphatase 1 has product MFDIDECYIAVLRLVKEAGSIVREKINQPKDAMTKSCEVDLVTEWDQKVEKLLVDGISSKFPDHKFIGEEATSLGTKVELTDAPTWIIDPIDGTMNFVHSLPHTCISIALLINKTPEIGVVYNPILEQLFSARRGQGAFLNGAPIRVSGEKELRKALVMMEMGTSRDTEKMKIVLENANNLTSQVHGIRALGSAALNMCMVALGGADISFEFGIHAWDVAAGDIIVREAGGVCIDPAGGPFDVMSRRVLCASTMELAQELAKVLVQYYPERD; this is encoded by the exons ATGTTCGATATCGACGAATGTTACATAGCCGTTCTTCGATTAGTGAAGGAAGCTGGCTCG ATCGTGAGGGAAAAAATTAACCAACCTAAAGATGCAATGACGAAATCCTGCGAAGTTGACCTTGTCACTGAATGGGATCAAAAGGTGGAAAAATTGCTAGTCGATGGAATCTCCTCCAAATTTCCGGATCACAA ATTCATAGGCGAAGAGGCAACTTCGCTTGGGACTAAAGTTGAACTCACGGATGCTCCTACATGGATCATTGATCCGATTGACGGCACAATGAACTTCGTGCATAGTTTGCCCCACACTTGTATATCGATCGCACTGCTTATTAACAAGACTCCTGAAATTGGTGTAGTTTACAACCCGATTTTGGAGCAATTGTTTTCAGCCCGTAGGGGTCAAGGTGCTTTCCTGAATGGAGCTCCCATTAGGGTTTCAGGAGAGAAAG AATTACGTAAAGCTCTTGTAATGATGGAAATGGGCACAAGCAGAGATACAGAGAAGATGAAAATTGTATTGGAAAATGCGAATAATCTTACTTCACAAGTTCACGG AATACGAGCTCTGGGATCTGCGGCTTTAAACATGTGCATGGTCGCTCTCGGTGGAGCGGATATTTCTTTCGAGTTTGGTATCCACGCGTGGGATGTAGCAGCTGGTGATATCATTGTAAGAGAAGCCGGTGGAGTGTGCATAGATCCAGCag GTGGGCCGTTTGACGTCATGAGCAGAAGAGTTCTATGTGCGTCAACAATGGAGTTGGCACAAGAATTAGCCAAAGTATTAGTTCAGTATTATCCCGAACGTGATTAA
- the Prp4k gene encoding pre-mRNA processing factor 4 kinase has protein sequence MGTSDLECIESKRDMVTIDSESDMLVDQRKKKKRKHKHHKHKKDKLIEREDGRIERQERKKHKKHKRPKKEREVENGSLDDKTPRVIQKDLGVNGKVKNSLLEVVSTEESDDEKLVDLDSDEVDCTIIEDDIDLEELMKQKERLQACLVQYLSDESEKEDKEPNQDEIKATETPDVILVEDDSESDNIPPKKRARSKSGSRERKKVMKPERRVVVDMSRDRRNREEHKDKRREIERRREEKVRTKEETKRDDNRKDDRQVRKPSDRHREDSRKEDNKRRIEDDKRKDSIKRDESRKREQDRREEERKREADHHNSRSRNEYKSLDKTDKSRRDSRDRLASRERQSSRDRHVSRDRPVSKDRNVSRDRHASRDRHISRDRHASRDRHTSKDRPPSRDQRSRDRPASRDRHSRDKRDSRERHTSRDRPRDGRSSRDRNDMRERRDSRNRDRIRDRSRSTRRSRSPIRSRLDRDRNDRYKRSRSLSRSRRDRDKHTRDHDREREKNGKRERSDKFKDSLSEGLKVEHSETSSEEDIKDIDIEEEEDEEAIIERRRKQREELLKRLSGPNEDSNMSAEINTVPATPPSESQSNVSQKSIEVSSNNNESTSESHTPPLPEKPKSPQVKKRKSRFEDAPSEETDKNEDTKPTEKIKQEEKQNAKKSNEWDMFAEADNIGDFNSPTVEGKRQGGPDNPSLTDNWDDAEGYYRVRVGETLDSRYVVYGYTGQGVFSNVVRARDTARGNLDVAVKIIRNNEIMHKTGLKELEILRKLNDADPEDRFHCLRLFRHFFHKNHLCMVFEPLAMNLREVLKKYGKDVGLHVKAVRSYTQQLFLALKLLKRANILHADIKPDNILVSESKLVLKLCDFGSASHAHENEITPYLVSRFYRAPEIILGIPYDFGIDMWSVGCTIYELYTGKIMFSGKTNNQMLKFFMDLKGKMPNKLIRKGSFKDLHFDSNCNFLYHEVDKVTEREKVVVMSTLPATRDLNAELGGNSLPPEQSRKVGQLKDLLERTLMLDAGKRITVNHALAHPFIQEKI, from the exons ATGGG taCATCAGATTTAGAATGTATAGAGTCTAAAAGAGACATGGTGACTATAGATTCTGAATCGGATATGTTGGTTGaccaaagaaagaaaaagaaaagaaagcatAAACATCACAAACATAAGAaagataaattaattgaaaggGAAGATGGGAGGATAGAACGTCAAGAACG AAAAAAACACAAGAAACATAAAAGacctaaaaaagaaagagaagttgAGAATGGATCATTAGATGACAAAACACCACGTGTAATTCAAAAAGATTTAGGTGTCAATGGCAAAGTAAAAAATTCTTTACTAGAAGTGGTTTCTACTGAAGAAAGTGATGATGAGAAGTTGGTAGATTTAGATTCGGACGAAGTAGATTGTACAATCATCGAAGATGATATTGATCTGGAAGAATTAATGAAACAAAAG GAGCGTTTGCAAGCATGTTTAGTACAGTACCTTTCGGATGAATCTGAGAAGGAAGATAAGGAACCAAATCAAGATGAAATAAAAGCTACTGAAACACCTGATGTTATACTTGTAGAGGATGATAGTGAAAGTGACAATATACCCCCCAAAAAACGAGCTAGGAGTAAGTCTGGTAGTAGAGAACGCAAAAAAGTCATGAAACCTGAGAGGCGTGTAGTAGTAGATATGAGCAGGGATCGTAGAAATCGAGAGGAACATAAAGATAAACGAAGGGAAATAGAAAGGAGACGGGAGGAAAAAGTTCGTACTAAAGAGGAAACTAAGAGAGATGATAATAGAAAAGATGACAGACAAGTGCGAAAACCAAGCGATAGACATAGGGAGGATTCACGAAAAGAAGATAACAAAAGACGAATAGAAGATGATAAGCGTAAAGATTCTATCAAAAGAGACGAGTCGCGTAAAAGAGAACAAGATAGAAG AGAAGAAGAGCGAAAACGAGAAGCCGATCACCATAATTCTAGATCTCGTAATGAATACAAATCATTAGATAAGACCGATAAATCTAGACGCGACAGTCGCGATAGATTAGCAAGTCGAGAACGACAAAGTAGTCGCGATCGGCATGTAAGCCGCGATAGACCTGTTAGTAAGGACCGCAACGTTAGTCGAGATCGACATGCCAGTAGAGATCGACATATCAGTCGAGACAGACACGCTAGTCGTGATCGTCATACCAGTAAAGATCGTCCGCCTAGTCGCGATCAACGTAGTCGAGACAGACCTGCCAGCAGAGATCGGCATAGTCGTGATAAAAGAGACAGTAGAGAACGCCATACTAGTCGCGATCGGCCCAGAGATGGTAGAAGTAGTCGTGATCGTAACGACATGCGGGAACGACGAGATAGTCGGAACCGCGATAGAATTAGAGACCGATCAAGAAGTACAAGAAGATCTCGTAGTCCTATTAGGAGTAGATTGGATAGGGACAGGAATGATCGCTACAAACGCTCTAGATCGCTCTCTCGAAGTAGACGAGACAGAGACAAACATACTAGAGATCATGAtagggagagagaaaaaaatggtAAAAGAGAACGTAGTGATAAATTCAAAGATTCTTTGTCAGAAGGATTGAAAGTAGAACATTCAGAAACTTCAAGTGAAGAAGATATCAAAGACATAGATATCGAAGAAGAGGAAGATGAAGAAGCTATTATTGAACGTAGAAGGAAACAAAGAGAGGAACTTTTAAAG AGGTTAAGCGGACCAAATGAAGATTCAAATATGTCTGCTGAAATTAATACTGTTCCCGCAACTCCACCTTCTGAAAGTCAATCAAATGTGTCACAGAAGTCAATAGAAGTTTCGTCTAATAATAACGAATCCACTTCGGAGAGTCATACACCACCATTGCCCGAGAAACCAAAATCGCCACAAGTTAAAAAGAGAAAATCTAGATTCGAAGACGCTCCATCTGAAGAGACAGATAAAAATGAAGATACAAAACCGACAGAAAAAATTAAACAGGAAGAAAAACAAAATGCAAAAAAGTCAAACGAATGGGACATGTTCGCCGAAGCAGACAACATTGGTGATTTTAAT AGCCCCACAGTCGAAGGAAAACGACAAGGTGGACCAGATAATCCAAGTTTAACAGACAATTGGGATGATGCAGAAGGATATTATCG agtACGTGTGGGCGAGACGTTAGATTCCCGATATGTTGTTTATGGATATACTGGTCAGGGTGTATTTAGTAATGTCGTAAGGGCTAGAGATACTGCTAGAGGCAATTTAGATGTTGCTGTAAAAATAATAAGGAATAATGAAATAAT gCACAAAACTGGCCTTAAAGAATTAGAAATACTTAGAAAACTGAATGATGCAGATCCAGAAGATAGATTTCATTGTCTACGACTTTTTAGGCATTTCTTTCATAAAAATCATTTATGTATGGTTTTTGAACCATTGGCTATGAATTTAAGAGAG gttttaaaaaaatatggaaaagaCGTTGGTTTACATGTTAAAGCGGTAAGATCGTATACGCAGCAACTTTTCCTTGCTCTCAAGTTATTAAAACGTGCAAATATTCTGCATGCTGACATCAAACCTGATAACATTCTAGTCAGTGAAAGCAAGTTAGTATTGAAACTCTGCGATTTTGGCTCAGCGTCTCATGCTCATGAGAATGAGATAACACCGTATTTGGTATCAAGGTTTTATCGGGCACCTGAAATTA TTCTTGGTATACCGTATGATTTCGGCATTGACATGTGGTCTGTGGGATGCACCATATACGAATTGTACACGGGAAAAATAATGTTCTCTGGCAAAACCAACAACCAAATGTTAAAATTCTTCATGGACTTAAAAGGCAAAATGCCTAATAAGCTGATTAGGAAAGGCTCATTCAAGGATCTACATTTTGACTCTAACTGCAATTTCCTGTATCATGAAGTTGATAAGGTCACGGAGCGG GAGAAAGTTGTAGTGATGTCTACGTTGCCAGCCACTCGTGATCTAAACGCAGAATTAGGAGGAAATTCTTTGCCACCGGAACAAAGTCGAAAAGTTGGACAACTAAAAGACCTTTTGGAACGAACGTTGATGTTGGATGCAGGAAAGAGAATTACTGTGAACCACGCCCTGGCGCATCCATTTATACAAGAAAAGATATAG